From the genome of Spinacia oleracea cultivar Varoflay chromosome 2, BTI_SOV_V1, whole genome shotgun sequence, one region includes:
- the LOC110787619 gene encoding uncharacterized protein → MQKLLRRSPPGSPLLLCSSSVNPHFLSPYPFKNNPKSPTFKPLSLPSNPSLGFYAKATSVIASEFMPVSHSAAFYSRPCVNFLPTSSFSTKPSAFSSHRFSGGTGGGGSYPVCRCSVEDGKDLQRPWVVLKGMRSGSRLAWLHSAAGNNGDDKGTVVDEVEEESENGAEEAEKPAKIQRRTRSLGGNNAVSGLVESPDLLTIPGVGPRNLRKLVEKGIGGVADLKQIYRDKFFGKSNQKMVEYLQSSVGIIHRNHAESITTYIIKSVDAELKDDGSDSGIRSQNRITLCVEGNISVGKTTFLKRIVNETIELRDLVEIVPEPIDKWQDIGPDHFNILDAFYADPQRYAYTFQNYVFVTRVMQERDSSAGIQPLRLMERSVFSDRMVFVRAVHEAKWMNEMEISIYDSWFDPVVSCLPGLIPDGFIYLRASPDTCHKRMMLRKREEEGGVSLEYLQGLHEKHESWLFPLETGNHGVVSVSKPSFPLDRTAYPTIQERVCFLEGPHMHSSIQKVPALILDCENDIDFNTDIDAKKDYAQQVSEFFEFVKRNKEVQPPEAGEGAEKSQVLLPNKDNLWMPGGKHFPASALQSLDFRKAMSMFSG, encoded by the exons ATGCAGAAGTTACTGCGTCGCAGCCCACCTGGCTCTCCACTTCTTCTCTGCTCGTCGTCTGTTAatccccattttctctctccttatccTTTCAAAAATAACCCCAAAAGTCCCACGTTTAAACCCCTTTCTCTCCCCTCTAATCCCTCACTAGGGTTTTACGCTAAAGCCACCTCTGTTATTGCTTCAGAATTCATGCCTGTTTCACATTCCGCCGCTTTTTATTCTCGCCCTTGTGTTAATTTCCTCCCCACTTCGTCTTTTTCTACTAAACCCTCTGCATTCTCGTCTCATAGATTTTCCGGAGGCACTGGCGGCGGAGGGAGTTACCCGGTATGCCGGTGTTCGGTGGAGGATGGGAAGGATTTACAGCGGCCGTGGGTTGTTTTGAAGGGAATGCGAAGTGGGTCCCGCTTGGCTTGGTTGCATAGTGCTGCTGGGAATAATGGAGATGATAAGGGTACGGTGGTAGACGAGGTTGAGGAGGAGAGTGAAAATGGGGCGGAAGAGGCGGAGAAGCCGGCAAAGATACAGAGGAGAACGAGAAGTTTAGGTGGTAATAATGCGGTTTCTGGGCTTGTGGAGAGTCCTGATTTGCTGACAATACCAGGGGTTGGGCCGAGGAACTTGAGGAAGCTGGTGGAGAAGGGTATTGGTGGTGTTGCTGACCTGAAGCAGATTTATAGAGATAAG TTCTTCGGCAAGTCcaatcaaaagatggttgaaTATCTACAAAGTTCAGTGGGAATTATTCACAGAAACCATGCTGAAAGTATAACTACCTATATCATAAAGAGTGTAGATGCGGAATTAAAGGACGACGGTTCTGATTCAGGCATCAGATCACAGAACAGAATCACCCTCTGCGTGGAGGGAAATATCAGTGTTGGAAAAACTACCTTCCTGAAAAGAATAGTTAATGAAACAATTGAGCTACGTGATCTTGTTGAGATTGTTCCGGAACCCATTGATAAATGGCAAGATATTGGACCTGATCACTTTAATATTTTGGATGCTTTTTATGCTGACCCACAGAGGTACGCGTACACCTTTCAGAATTATGTATTTGTTACAAGGGTCATGCAAGAGAGAGATTCATCTGCTGGAATCCAGCCTCTGAGGCTGATGGAGAGAAGTGTCTTCAGTGATAGAATG GTTTTTGTACGAGCAGTTCATGAAGCAAAATGGATGAATGAGATGGAAATCAGCATCTATGACTCTTGGTTTGATCCAGTTGTTTCATGTTTGCCGGGTCTTATTCCTGATGGTTTTATCTACCTTAGAGCGAGCCCTGACACATGCCATAAGCGCATGATGTTGCGtaaaagagaggaagaaggtGGAGTTAGCCTAGAGTACCTGCAAGGTCTGCATGAAAAGCATGAAAGTTGGCTTTTCCCCTTAGAAACTGGAAATCATGGAGTGGTGTCGGTCAGTAAGCCTTCCTTCCCTTTGGATAGAACTGCATATCCTACTATACAAGAACGTGTATGCTTCTTGGAGGGTCCGCACATGCATTCTAGCATTCAAAAG GTTCCTGCATTAATTCTAGACTGTGAGAATGACATTGATTTCAACACAGATATTGATGCCAAAAAAGA CTATGCTCAACAAGTTTCTGAGTTTTTCGAGTTTGTTAAGAGAAACAAAGAGGTTCAACCTCCTGAAGCTGGCGAAGGAGCTGAGAAATCGCAGGTTCTGCTTCCGAACAAGGACAATTTATGGATGCCTGGAGGAAAGCATTTTCCTGCATCAGCTCTTCAATCCTTGGACTTTAGGAAGGCAATGTCAATGTTCTCTGGCTAG